The following coding sequences lie in one Arachis hypogaea cultivar Tifrunner chromosome 4, arahy.Tifrunner.gnm2.J5K5, whole genome shotgun sequence genomic window:
- the LOC140184112 gene encoding uncharacterized protein gives MMMESKEFVRKYVKCQENANFHKAPATELSLLTSSRPFAQWGVDLLGPFPVGQGQVKYPVVTIDYYTKWIETESLASISSSNCRKFMWRQVITRFGIPEAVISDNRT, from the coding sequence ATGATGATGGAATCCAAAGAATTCGTAAGGAAATACGTCAAGTGCCAAgagaacgccaacttccacaaagcaCCGGCAACCGAGTTAAGCCTATTGACGTCCTCCCGACCTTTcgcacaatggggagtcgacctacTAGGCCCTTTCCCGGTTGGCCAAGGGCAAGTCAAATATCCCGTAGTCaccatcgactactacaccaaatggatagagacCGAATcactggccagcatatcctcGTCCAATTGtagaaagttcatgtggaggcaggtgataacccgaTTTGGCATCCCAGAAGCTGTCATCTCAGACAACAGGACATAA